One region of Ptychodera flava strain L36383 chromosome 3 unlocalized genomic scaffold, AS_Pfla_20210202 Scaffold_27__1_contigs__length_13241970_pilon, whole genome shotgun sequence genomic DNA includes:
- the LOC139126235 gene encoding uncharacterized protein has product MNVHLFSNVSSPAIATFGLRKIAEDGVSTYGETVKEFIDKNFYVDDGLTSAPDAQKAVSLVNRTRDLLATRNDNFHKIVSDDEEVMTALPIEVQAKDLQSLDFN; this is encoded by the coding sequence ATGAACGTACACCTGTTCAGCAATGTCTCCTCACCAGCCATTGCTACATTCGGACTGAGAAAGATCGCTGAAGACGGCGTATCTACATATGGAGAGACCGTGAAAGAGTTCATCGACAAGAACTTTTACGTCGACGATGGACTAACCTCTGCTCCAGATGCACAGAAAGCTGTCAGTCTCGTCAATAGAACAAGAGACTTGCTAGCGACCAGAAACGATAACTTCCACAAGATCGTTTCTGATGATGAAGAAGTCATGACAGCACTTCCAATCGAAGTACAAGCCAAAGATCTACAGAGTTTGGATTTCAACTAA
- the LOC139126236 gene encoding uncharacterized protein, with the protein MTKTKGHNSSNLGWDETLPEKYLPRWTCWCNNLNYITKIQLQRCYTPPTFGPIKKTECHIFSDASNEAVGAVAYMRLINHENNVNVSFILGEAKVNPTHAVSIPRLELCAAVLATKLA; encoded by the coding sequence ATGACAAAAACTAAAGGACATAATTCATCAAACCTTGGATGGGATGAAACATTACCTGAGAAATACTTGCCCAGATGGACCTGCTGGTGCAACAACCTCAACTACATcacaaagatacagctacagCGATGCTACACTCCACCTACCTTCGGACCCATCAAGAAAACTGAGTGTCACATTTTTTCTGACGCCAGCAATGAAGCCGTAGGTGCTGTAGCGTACATGCGGTTAATTAACCATGAAAACAACGTCAACGTATCATTCATACTCGGCGAAGCAAAGGTAAACCCGACTCATGCAGTCTCCATACCTCGCCTAGAACTGTGTGCAGCTGTCCTGGCGACAAAACTCGCATAG
- the LOC139126237 gene encoding uncharacterized protein, which yields MAHAETIILCSVQKSVFHKEYEILSAAKSAGTDNNKLQKRNPISRMNPFIDEKGLIRVGGRLRQSDLDLCGRHPIILPQDNHISRLIIDHVHRQVQHQGRQLTLSNVRANGYWIMGVHDMVRSILHKCAICRRLRAKPLTQLMADLPSDRTEKTSPFTNVGMDVFGPWAIASHKTRAITSEAKRSAVIFVCLYTTAVHIEVIYSMDISSFINALCCFIAICGNIENLRCDQGTNFIGAKNEFQAAAKELDQDRIKKFLTTRDCEWIFNPPHASHFGGIWERQIGTIRRVLDSMHYQLGKQQYTHDLLTTLMAEASAIVNSRL from the coding sequence ATGGCACATGCAGAAACCATCATCCTATGCTCAGTAcagaaaagtgtgtttcataaaGAATATGAGATACTATCTGCAGCAAAGTCAGCAGGCACTGACAACaacaaactacagaaacggaATCCCATCAGCCGGATGAACCCATTCATCGATGAAAAAGGACTCATCCGCGTTGGAGGAAGACTTCGCCAATCGGACCTCGACCTCTGCGGCCGACACCCCATCATCCTCCCACAGGACAACCACATTTCACGACTTATCATCGATCATGTACATCGACAAGTACAACATCAAGGCAGACAACTCACCCTGTCAAACGTCAGAGCTAATGGCTATTGGATCATGGGTGTACATGACATGGTAAGAAGTATACTACACAAATGTGCGATATGCAGAAGATTGAGAGCAAAACCACTCACTCAACTCATGGCCGACCTACCGTCGGACAGAACAGAGAAAACCTCACCATTCACCAACGTCGGAATGGATGTTTTCGGCCCCTGGGCTATAGCTTCTCACAAAACCAGAGCCATTACGTCTGAAGCAAAAAGATCGGCAGttatctttgtctgtctctACACTACAGCAGTGCACATAGAAGTAATATACTCCATGGACATTTCATCCTTCATCAACGCCCTATGTTGCTTCATAGCTATATGCGGCAACATTGAGAACCTTAGATGTGACCAGGGCACCAACTTCATCGGTGCAAAGAACGAATTTCAGGCAGCAGCCAAAGAGCTGGATCAAGACCGCATCAAGAAATTCCTTACAACAAGAGACTGTGAGTGGATTTTCAACCCACCTCACGCATCCCACTTTGGCGGCATATGGGAACGACAAATTGGTACCATCAGACGCGTTCTTGACTCCATGCACTATCAACTAGGCAAGCAACAATACACACATGACTTGCTGACAACTCTCATGGCAGAAGCCAGCGCCATCGTAAACTCCAGACTATAA